A single genomic interval of Hevea brasiliensis isolate MT/VB/25A 57/8 chromosome 4, ASM3005281v1, whole genome shotgun sequence harbors:
- the LOC110655537 gene encoding uncharacterized protein LOC110655537 produces MKETNPATEPIGQNLIKLISNLCFSVFVFLVLIFTVIAITYQPPDPWLESAPALTKFFTQSENATFKNDNSILKTGEDLQSVSAPAVPPALVIEPITEQVIEKSEKVANMTLQSSGCEDLQVVNCSDPRVLITVEKFNLKWFKSIVFLEYQTPVNGSKPNECDVAWRFRNKKEKSWRKYRDFRRFEFGTGKNCNKIVHAGGWHSGINAQRQRNRVNATKSGGNILKITSTFRDEEINDTIPSLGSEMNFRKGRYLYYSRGGDYCKGMNHYMWSFLCGLGEAMYLNRTFVMDLSICLAGSYNPSGKDEEGKDFRYYFDFEHLKELASIVEESEFLRDWKKWVRAHKKKVPVRKVVTHKVTPIQLSKDRSTIIWRQFDAPEPENYWYRVCEGQAAKHIQRPWHVLWKSKRLMNIVSEISGQMDWDFDAVHVVRGEKAQNKELWPHLDADTSPDALVVKLQGMIQPRRNLYIATNEPFYNYFDKLRSHFKVHLLDDYKALWGNTSDWYNETMLLNNGWPVEFDGYMRVAVDTEVLYRAKMRVETFYNLTSDCKDGINTC; encoded by the coding sequence ATGAAAGAGACTAATCCAGCAACTGAGCCTATAGGGCAAAACCTGATAAAGCTAATAAGCAATTTATGTTTCTCAGTGTTTGTATTCTTAGTTCTGATATTCACAGTTATTGCAATCACTTACCAGCCTCCAGATCCATGGCTGGAATCAGCTCCTGCCCTTACTAAATTCTTTACTCAGAGTGAAAATGCTACTTTCAAAAATGACAATTCTATCCTTAAAACTGGTGAGGATTTACAAAGCGTGTCAGCTCCTGCAGTACCACCTGCTTTAGTGATTGAACCGATCACTGAACAAGTGATTGAGAAATCTGAGAAGGTCGCTAACATGACCCTCCAATCATCTGGTTGTGAGGATTTGCAGGTTGTGAATTGCTCAGACCCGAGGGTTCTGATAACAGTTGAGAAGTTCAATTTGAAGTGGTTCAAGTCTATTGTGTTTTTGGAATATCAAACCCCTGTTAATGGGTCAAAGCCAAATGAGTGTGATGTGGCCTGGAGGTTTAGAAACAAGAAAGAGAAGTCATGGAGAAAGTATAGGGACTTTAGGAGGTTTGAGTTTGGAACTgggaaaaattgtaataaaattgtgcaCGCAGGTGGTTGGCATTCAGGCATTAATGCCCAGAGGCAAAGGAATAGAGTTAATGCTACTAAGAGTGGTGGCAATATTCTGAAAATTACATCAACATTTCGTGATGAGGAGATAAATGACACAATCCCAAGTTTGGGATCAGAGATGAATTTTAGGAAAGGGAGGTACCTTTATTATTCTAGGGGAGGGGATTATTGTAAGGGAATGAATCATTATATGTGGAGTTTCTTGTGTGGATTAGGGGAGGCGATGTATTTGAACAGGACATTTGTGATGGATTTAAGCATATGCTTGGCTGGTAGTTATAATCCAAGTGGCAAGGATGAGGAGGGGAAGGATTTTCGGTATTATTTTGATTTTGAGCATCTTAAGGAGTTGGCATCAATTGTAGAAGAGAGTGAATTTTTGAGAGATTGGAAGAAATGGGTTCGAGCCCATAAGAAGAAGGTGCCAGTTAGGAAGGTTGTTACCCATAAGGTGACACCAATACAACTGAGTAAAGATAGGAGCACAATTATTTGGAGGCAGTTTGATGCTCCAGAGCCAGAAAATTATTGGTACAGAGTTTGTGAAGGGCAAGCTGCAAAGCACATTCAGAGGCCATGGCATGTGCTTTGGAAATCAAAGAGATTGATGAATATAGTTTCAGAGATCAGTGGGCAAATGGACTGGGATTTTGATGCAGTTCATGTGGTTCGAGGAGAGAAAGCACAAAATAAGGAGCTCTGGCCTCATTTGGATGCTGATACTTCACCCGATGCACTTGTTGTGAAGCTTCAAGGGATGATTCAGCCTAGGAGGAATCTGTATATTGCAACCAATGAGCCATTCTATAACTACTTTGATAAACTGAGATCTCACTTCAAGGTTCATTTGCTTGATGATTACAAGGCATTGTGGGGAAACACTAGTGATTGGTACAATGAGACAATGCTTTTAAATAATGGATGGCCAGTTGAGTTTGATGGATACATGAGAGTTGCAGTTGACACTGAGGTTCTTTACAGGGCAAAGATGCGTGTGGAAACATTTTATAATTTGACCAGTGACTGCAAGGATGGGATCAATACATGCTAA